A window of Mangifera indica cultivar Alphonso chromosome 11, CATAS_Mindica_2.1, whole genome shotgun sequence contains these coding sequences:
- the LOC123228725 gene encoding GDSL esterase/lipase At1g71691-like, with protein MFDQVGRIPFSQQMRNFQNTLDQITGNLGATDLSKAIARSIFFVGMGSNDYLNNYLMPNYNTKNEYNAQQYADLLVEQYARQLTSLYNLGARKFVLAGLGRMGCIPSILAQNQLGTCSEEVNQLVLPFNTNVKTMINNLSANLPGSKLIYIDIARMFEDLLVNYRSYGFSVIDRGCCGIRRNRGQITCLPFQTPRPNRDQYVFWDAFHPTEAINILFGKKAFSGDLSIIYPMNIQQLANLDIGPN; from the exons ATGTTTGATCAGGTGGGCCGTATACCGTTTAGTCAACAAATGAGGAACTTCCAAAATACTCTGGATCAAATTACTGGTAATCTTGGGGCAACTGATTTGTCCAAGGCTATCGCAAGATCTATTTTCTTTGTAGGGATGGGGAGCAATGACTACTTGAACAACTATCTCATGCCAAATTACAATACCAAGAATGAATATAATGCTCAACAATATGCTGATCTTTTGGTTGAACAATACGCCCGACAACTCACT AGCCTGTACAATCTGGGCGCTCGAAAATTTGTACTGGCTGGATTAGGAAGAATGGGCTGCATACCAAGCATCTTGGCTCAAAACCAGCTTGGTACCTGCTCAGAAGAAGTTAACCAGCTTGTTTTACCTTTCAATACAAATGTGAAGACGATGATCAACAATCTTAGTGCCAATCTTCCCggttcaaaattaatttacatcGATATCGCTAGAATGTTTGAAGATCTGTTAGTCAACTACAGATCCTATG GGTTTAGTGTTATAGATCGAGGATGCTGTGGAATCAGGCGAAATAGAGGACAAATTACGTGTCTTCCATTCCAAACACCACGTCCAAATAGAGATCAGTATGTGTTTTGGGATGCATTTCATCCAACAGAAGCTATCAACATTTTATTTGGAAAGAAGGCCTTCTCGGGCGACTTAAGCATCATTTATCCCATGAACATACAGCAACTTGCCAATCTTGACATTGGACCCAATTAA
- the LOC123229127 gene encoding pentatricopeptide repeat-containing protein At1g62930, chloroplastic-like gives MNLYKEMTLRGVRPTVVTYSTLLSGLFMNGNVKHAKKLFGEMQLSNVLPNLITYHILVDGYCKNGCVLEAVELFYTLINRNIQPNITTFNCLINGLCKTGRLNIAWEMFNGFCKEGKLEMASKCFSDMEQNGVAPNLVTFNTLMSGFLQNNETLKVVELLHKMKERNVKPDASVGSIMLDLLGKHEDYREVLNLLPSFSTQEPTGCRLLSKCNFQGSIAYQESPGKR, from the exons ATGAATCTTTATAAGGAAATGACTTTAAGGGGAGTTAGGCCAACAGTTGTTACTTATAGCACCTTGCTATCTGGCCTTTTTATGAACGGTAATGTCAAACATGCAAAAAAGCTATTTGGTGAGATGCAACTTAGTAATGTGCTTCCCAATTTAATTACGTATCATATTCTTGTTGATGGGTATTGCAAAAATGGTTGTGTTTTGGAGGCTGTTGAACTGTTCTATACTTTAATAAATCGAAACATTCAACCTAACATCACAACTTTCAATTGTCTCATTAATGGGTTGTGCAAAACAGGGAGACTCAATATTGCTTGGGAAATGTTCA ATGGATTTTGTAAGGAAGGAAAGTTAGAAATGGCAAGTAAATGTTTCTCagatatggagcaaaatggtgtTGCGCCAAATTTGGTCACTTTCAATACGCTTATGTCTGGTTTCTTGCAGAATAATGAGACTTTAAAAGTGGTGGAacttcttcacaaaatgaaagagagaaatgtgaaaCCAGATGCATCCGTAGGTTCAATAATGTTAGATTTACTGGGAAAGCATGAAGATTATCGTGAAGTCCTGAATTTGCTACCATCCTTTTCAACCCAAGAACCAACAGGATGTCGATTGTTGAGTAAGTGCAATTTCCAAGGGAGTATAGCTTATCAAGAGAGCCCTGGCAAACGTTAA